A genomic window from Lotus japonicus ecotype B-129 chromosome 1, LjGifu_v1.2 includes:
- the LOC130727617 gene encoding ribonuclease S-1-like, whose translation MKNLLFLIFILSLIVLGEAQVAYQMLMLSLQWTPTVCLVNTCDAGKVASFTKKFTIHGLWPGNHYNPQPKCPQYKYNRFEPKTVSLKGQLAVNWPNMLAADDEFRFWAPEYKKHGTCMVNGGSFQQGDYFDTTLKLKWRVEAISDIRVALSSIQPNTMEATTAILSLLRSTYNVSPQLACPVTMPDTLAEVRFCFDKITLQLINCQKTKSVCGNMIKLPA comes from the exons ATGAAAAATCTTCTGTTCTTGATTTTTATCCTCTCTCTTATTGTGCTAGGAGAAGCACAAGTTGCATATCAAATGCTGATGCTGTCTCTTCAGTGGACACCAACTGTCTGTTTGGTTAATACATGTGACGCTGGAAAAGTAGCAAGTTTCACCAAAAAATTTACTATACATGGTTTGTGGCCTGGAAATCACTATAATCCCCAGCCCAAGTGCCCACAATACAAATATAACAGATTTGAGCCCAAA ACTGTTAGTTTAAAAGGACAACTGGCCGTTAATTGGCCAAATATGCTTGCGGCTGACGATGAATTTCGGTTTTGGGCGCCGGAGTATAAAAAGCACGGAACATGTATGGTAAACGGTGGCAGTTTTCAGCAAGGGGACTATTTTGATACTACTCTGAAGCTGAAGTGGCGGGTTGAAGCCATTTCTGACATCCGAGTGGCATTGAGCAGTATTCAACCAAACACTATGGAGGCAACAACTGCGATTCTGTCACTTCTCCGGTCCACATATAATGTTTCTCCTCAACTTGCGTGTCCCGTTACTATGCCAGATACTTTAGCCGAGGTTCGATTCTGCTTTGATAAGATCACATTGCAGCTCATCAATTGCCAGAAGACAAAATCAGTTTGTGGCAACATGATAAAACTTCCAGCATGA
- the LOC130727611 gene encoding F-box/kelch-repeat protein At3g23880-like, with amino-acid sequence MKENSSNFTQAQNLSENSSYVASVAAARILNGSNILLSDYASDAHPRLPLRWPPLSVSDAPPYSVRSSMSSDGASPPEAASVSTIEIQIQTLHIDMDRDLIIEILLRLPVKSIVRFKAVCKLWRSLISDPLFASLHFQRAAPSLLFADSHAIRTIDLEGPLQSHRVSQPINCHFLSNYHDLSSKHGNRISIEGSCRGFLLITWIINISHQHPWNDSLYLWNPSTHVHKPIPSSPVVDTNVFNHLFGFGYDSSTDDYLVVRVPVADGNQPTHLPDVQFFSLRANMWKYTEGVDLPPLTTIDTCTGLLFNEAIHWAVSNWVDGVTTMFIIAFDLMEKRLLEIPMPHGLLFPWFNLWVHGRFLSLSIMQRDGTCEIWVMKKYKVQTSWTKTVLSTGSFHFPICSTKGGDIVLDSGTKVKKYSDEGVEQEEQLEYPNHCGLLDASVPIYTESMLSLPDVSD; translated from the exons ATGAAGGAAAACTCCTCCAATTTCACACAAGCCCAAAATCTATCTGAAAATTCATCATACGTTGCTTCCGTCGCCGCCGCCAGAATACTCAACGGCTCCAACATCCTCCTCAGCGACTACGCCTCCGACGCTCACCCACGCTTGCCCCTCCGATGGCCTCCCCTCTCAGTTAGCGACGCGCCGCCTTACTCTGTCCGTTCATCCATGTCCTCTGACGGTGCGAGTCCGCCGGAAGCCGCGTCTGTGTCTACCATCGAG atTCAGATTCAAACACTGCATATTGACATGGATCGAGATTTGATAATTGAAATCCTTTTGAGGTTGCCGGTGAAGTCTATTGTACGATTCAAGGCTGTGTGCAAGTTATGGAGATCTCTCATATCCGATCCCCTCTTTGCATCATTACATTTTCAACGTGCTGCTCCTTCACTCCTTTTCGCTGACTCTCATGCCATTCGAACCATTGACTTAGAGGGACCGCTTCAATCTCATCGTGTTTCTCAACCAATCAATTGTCACTTTTTGTCTAATTATCATGATTTATCGTCTAAACACGGTAACCGTATTTCGATTGAAGGTTCGTGTAGAGGCTTTCTGCTAATCACCTGGATTATTAATATTAGTCATCAGCACCCGTGGAATGATAGTCTCTACCTGTGGAATCCATCCACACATGTCCACAAACCAATACCTTCATCTCCTGTTGTTGACACCAATGTTTTTAATCATCTATTTGGATTTGGTTACGATTCCTCGACAGATGACTACTTGGTGGTTCGAGTGCCCGTGGCGGACGGTAACCAACCTACTCATTTACCAGATGTGCAGTTTTTCTCATTGAGAGCTAATATGTGGAAATATACTGAGGGTGTTGATTTGCCTCCCTTGACCACTATTGACACTTGTACTGGGTTGCTCTTTAACGAGGCTATTCACTGGGCGGTTAGTAACTGGGTCGATGGTGTTACGACCATGTTTATTATTGCCTTTGATTTAATGGAAAAGAGACTCTTAGAGATACCCATGCCTCATGGTCTTCTTTTCCCTTGGTTTAATTTGTGGGTGCATGGAAGATTTTTAAGTCTATCAATTATGCAGAGAGATGGTACATGTGAAATATGGGTTATGAAGAAATACAAAGTACAGACATCTTGGACCAAGACTGTTCTATCTACGGGGAGCTTTCACTTCCCAATATGCTCTACAAAAGGTGGTGATATTGTTTTAGATTCTGGAACAAAAGTGAAAAAGTATAGTGATGAAGGAGTAGAACAAGAAGAACAACTAGAGTATCCGAACCATTGTGGTTTACTAGATGCATCAGTGCCCATATATACAGAGTCAATGCTTTCACTCCCTGATGTTAGCGACTGA
- the LOC130711144 gene encoding uncharacterized protein LOC130711144 produces MPPRMRIPARRGNSDESATQPQDPPPRGRGRRRGRVRGRAGGRDAPAGRGLADEVANDQVPRARRRNPGVAELAATMQVFQQSVQQLVGVLGGQQQQGNPTPIANDPQQGERQGQQQLAATLGEITVSLADFMKLKPPTFSGLPSEDPQRFIDALERLWRALGCSSVRAVDLALFQLEGIAHDWYDTLIHSRPVGSPPLDWGSFSQHFMSRFLPESVRDGLVHEFERLEQTEGMTVSEYSARFTQLSRHVPYPLTEDMRVKRFIRGLREYLYRSVVGSNCSTFTEALSLALQIEQRQKEKNSGTRDSRKKQRLEASQSSQPSHGSGYGGKPRSVVPGSVSSGRSSGSVQSHRSRSGGPSRPSFSQRHGDVRSIPCPTCGRFHSGACLGDSRACYQCGQTGHIRRDCPLTVAHPSSSHASAPGGAALASSHTSATSVRPSGSASGRGSGVSQQGGRGTGGRGQGQAGRGQARVFALTRQDAQASNAVVTGTLSVCSQDARVLFDPGATHFFVSVWFASQIGKCSCPLKDTLVVATPLGENLLADSIYPSCEVFVEDRKLLADLITLDMVDFDVILGMDWLASHYATVDCRNKVVRFDMPGEPSFSFQGERCLTPYNLISALGAFRLLRKGCQGYLALVKDTQAVEKKLEEVLIVCEFPDVFPEELPGLPPDREIEFSIDLVPGTQPISIPPYRMAPAELKELREQLQDLLDKGFIRPSSSPWGAPVLFVKKKDGTMRLCIDYRQLNKVTIKNKYPLPRIDDLFDQLQGAQCFSKIDLRSGYHQLKIKKEDVPKTAFRTRYGHYEFLVMSFGLTNAPAAFMDLMNRVFKPFLDHFVIVFIDDILVYSKGKEEHEEHLRLVLQTLREKQLFAKFSKCEFWLDTVAFLGHVVSKDGISVDPSKVEAVQNWPRPTTVKEIRSFLGLAGYYRRFVKDFSKLASPLTRLTQKKVEFQWSNACEKSFQKLKECLTSAPVLALPSGGGGYAVYCDASRVGFGCVLMQHGKVIAYASRQLKGHEQNYPTHDLEMAAVVFALKIWRHYLYGETCEIFTDHKSLKYIFQQRDLNLRQRRWMELLKDYDCTILYHPGKANVVADALSRKSMGSLAHLAEVKRPIVKEFQELVDSGVQFELAHSNSLLANVQIRSTFVDDIKQTQSQDPYMVKMVEDVQNGKVSQFSKWQSFTVFSRFSSHVIIISFSSF; encoded by the coding sequence ATGCCACCCAGGATGAGGATTCCTGCTAGAAGGGGAAATTCTGATGAGTCCGCTACCCAACCCCAAGACCCTCCTCCAAGGGGTCGTGGTCGGCGTCGTGGTCGAGTTAGAGGGAGAGCTGGAGGAAGAGATGCGCCGGCTGGGCGTGGATTGGCTGATGAGGTAGCCAATGATCAGGTTCCAAGGGCAAGGAGAAGGAATCCAGGGGTTGCAGAGCTTGCAGCTACTATGCAAGTGTTTCAGCAATCTGTGCAACAACTTGTAGGAGTTTTGGgtgggcaacaacaacagggGAACCCAACTCCTATAGCTAATGATCCGCAACAAGGAGAAAGACAGGGACAACAACAACTAGCAGCTACCCTTGGTGAGATTACTGTCTCATTGGCAGACTTCATGAAGCTCAAACCGCCTACTTTTTCTGGGTTACCGAGTGAGGACCCACAGAGGTTCATTGATGCTTTGGAGAGACTATGGAGAGCCTTGGGATGCTCATCTGTCAGGGCTGTAGACTTGGCATTATTCCAGTTGGAGGGTATAGCACACGATTGGTATGATACCTTGATTCATTCGAGGCCAGTGGGATCGCCTCCATTAGACTGGGGTTCTTTTTCACAGCACTTTATGAGCCGTTTCCTTCCAGAGAGTGTCAGGGATGGTTTAGTCCATGAGTTTGAGAGACTGGAGCAGACGGAGGGTATGACTGTATCAGAGTATAGTGCTCGTTTTACCCAGCTCTCTAGACATGTTCCTTATCCTCTCACAGAGGATATGCGTGTCAAGAGGTTCATCAGAGGCTTGCGGGAGTATTTGTATAGATCTGTGGTTGGGTCTAATTGTTCCACTTTTACAGAGGCTTTGAGTTTAGCACTTCAGATTGAGCAGCGACAGAAGGAGAAAAACAGTGGTACTCGAGACTCTCGCAAAAAGCAGCGACTAGAGGCGTCACAGAGTAGCCAGCCGAGTCATGGCAGTGGATATGGTGGCAAGCCGAGGTCAGTGGTTCCAGGGAGTGTATCTAGTGGTCGGTCTTCAGGCTCTGTACAGAGTCATAGATCACGTTCTGGAGGGCCTTCCCGACCTAGTTTTTCTCAGAGGCATGGTGATGTGAGATCTATTCCTTGTCCTACTTGCGGGAGGTTTCACTCTGGAGCTTGCTTGGGAGATAGTAGAGCGTGCTATCAGTGTGGCCAAACCGGTCATATTAGGAGGGATTGTCCTTTGACTGTGGCACATCCCTCCTCTAGTCATGCATCAGCACCAGGTGGAGCGGCTTTAGCATCTTCTCATACTTCTGCAACATCTGTGAGACCGTCCGGGAGTGCTTCAGGTCGAGGTTCTGGAGTATCTCAGCAGGGTGGCAGAGGTACTGGTGGCAGAGGTCAGGGACAGGCTGGGAGAGGTCAGGCACGTGTGTTTGCTTTGACTCGCCAGGATGCTCAGGCATCCAATGCAGTGGTTACAGGTACACTTTCTGTATGTTCTCAGGATGCTCGTGTTTTATTTGATCCTGGAGCTACACACTTTTTTGTATCAGTGTGGTTTGCTTCTCAAATTGGTAAATGTTCTTGTCCTTTAAAGGATACATTGGTTGTGGCTACCCCTCTTGGGGAGAATCTTTTAGCTGATTCTATTTATCCTTCTTGTGAGGTATTCGTTGAGGATAGAAAATTGTTAGCAGACTTAATAACTCTAGACATGGTTGACTTTGATGTAATCTTGGGTATGGATTGGTTGGCCTCTCATTATGCTACTGTGGATTGTCGTAACAAAGTAGTGAGGTTTGATATGCCTGGAGAGccttctttttcattccagggtgaacgGTGTTTGACACCGTATAATCTAATTTCAGCATTAGGAGCCTTTCGGTTGCTAAGGAAGGGTTGTCAAGGATACTTAGCTTTGGTAAAAGATACTCAAGCAGTTGAAAAGAAACTTGAAGAAGTCCTGATAGTGTGTGAATTTCCAGATGTATTTCCTGAAGAACTTCCTGGTTTACCACCTGATCGGGAGATAGAATTTTCTATAGACTTGGTTCCTGGCACCCAACCAATATCTATACCTccttatcggatggcaccagcaGAGCTTAAGGAATTAAGAGAGCAGTTGCAGGATCTTCTTGATAAGGGCTTTATTCGCCCTAGTTCTTCTCCTTGGGGAGCACCTGTCTTGtttgtgaagaagaaggacgggaccATGCGGTTATGTATTGATTACAGACAATTGAATAAGGTGACTATAAAGAATAAGTATCCTTTACCTCGCATAGATGATTTGTTTGATCAGTTGCAGGGAGCTCAATGTTTCTCAAAGATTGACTTGCGATCAGGGTATCACCAGTTGAAGATTAAGAAGGAAGATGTTCCTAAAACGGCATTTCGGACACGCTATGGCCATTATGAGTTCTTGGTCATGTCCTTTGGACTCACTAATGCCCCTGCTGCTTTTATGGATTTGATGAATCGAGTCTTTAAACCCTTCTTGGATCACTTTGTGAttgtgtttattgatgatattcTTGTGTATTCTAAGGGTAAAGAAGAGCATGAAGAACATCTAAGGTTGGTTTTGCAGACTTTGAGGGAGAAACAGTTGTTTGCCAAATTCTCTAAATGTGAATTTTGGCTAGATACTGTTGCCTTTTTGGGGCATGTTGTATCCAAGGATGGTATAAGTGTTGATCCTAGCAAAGTGGAAGCAGTGCAGAATTGGCCCAGACCCACGACAGTGAAGGAGATTCGAAGTTTTCTTGGCTTGGcaggatactatcgtcgctttgtAAAGGACTTCTCAAAGCTTGCGTCCCCTTTGACCAGGCTAACTCAAAAGAAAGTTGAATTTCAATGGTCTAACGCTTGTGAGAAAAGTTTTCAGAAATTGAAAGAATGTTTGACTTCAGCACCCGTCTTGGCTTTACCCTCAGGTGGTGGAGGCTATgcagtttattgtgatgcttctaGAGTGGGCTTTGGTTGTGTTCTTATGCAGCATGGCAAAGTCATTGCCTATGCTTCTAGGCAACTCAAAGGGCACGAGCAGAATTATCCCACACATGATTTAGAGATGGCTGCAGTAGTTTTTGCTcttaaaatctggaggcattatctttATGGTGAGACTTGTGAAATTTTTACTGATCATAAGAgtcttaaatatatttttcagcAGCGAGACTTGAATTTGAGGCAAAGAAGGTGGATGGAACTTCTAAAAGATTATGACTGTACCATCTTGTATCATCCTGGCAAGGCGAATGTGGTTGCCGATGCTCTAAGTAGAAAATCTATGGGTAGTCTTGCTCACTTAGCGGAGGTTAAGAGACCCATTGTTAAAGAATTTCAAGAACTTGTTGACAGTGGAGTTCAATTTGAACTTGCACATTCTAACTCATTGTTGGCTAATGTGCAAATTCGTTCTACCTTTGTTGATGATATTAAACAGACTCAAAGTCAAGACCCATATATGGTGAAGATGGTGGAAGATGTTCAAAATGGCAAAGTTTCACAGTTTTCAAAATGGCAAAGTTTCACAGTTTTCAGTAGATTCTCATCTCATGTCATCATCATCTCATTCAGTTCATTTTGA